A region of the Sarcophilus harrisii chromosome 3, mSarHar1.11, whole genome shotgun sequence genome:
aggggccGGGGCCCCCTTGggaaaactttaatttttaagaaatttcccCAAAAAGGTTCCGGGGGTTTTAAAggccccctttttttaaaaattttttcccctttttaaaattcctcccaaaattttaaaaattcctttttttttaaaaagggggggcccccaaaaaaaagggggccaaatttttaaaccctttttaattccgggggaaaaaaggggggaaaacccCCCCGGGGCCGGGAAAACCGGGAATTCCGGGGGTTTAAagggtgaattttaaaaaaggggaaaaccccttttttaaaaaaatttcctttaaaaaaaaaaccaaagggatTTTTTAATTTCCCATAAAAAACCCCATTTTTTTCCCCggcccccccttttaaaaaaattaaacccccAAAGAAggttttggtttttccctttggggccggtttttaaaattcccaaaaaggaaccaaaattttttccccttgtttaaaaattttaaacattttttttaatttttcctttttaaatttttttttttttaaaaaattttttggaaaatttaattttaattttttttttttaaaaaaaaaattttaaaattttggtttttttttaaaggaaaaatttaaattttttgggggaaattccttttttttttaaattttttaaaaaaattttagaatttttcccctttttttaaaatttaaaaaaatttttttaaaaaaattttttccccctttaattttaaaaaatttttaaatttaaaaaatttggggCCCCAAAAAATTTCACCCAAATTTTCCGGCCCGGGAAAAAAGGTTTTTCCCCAAGGTTTAAAAAAACCCCCCCTTTAAAAGGGCCCCAAAACccggaaaattttttttaaaaacccccccccctttaaaaaactttttaaagggccctttttaaagggttttccaaaaaaaaaaaaaagttttgggcggggaaaaaaaggtttaaagggaaaaggtttttcccctttaaattttttttaaaaaaaggggaaaaatgaattaaaaatttaaaaaaaaaaaacccaaccccaaaaaaaaaaaaaaaaaaggaaaaagggaaaaaaaaaaaccaaaatttaaaggaaaaaaaaaaaaataaaaaaaaaaaaaaaaaaatttttttaaaattttaaaaattttttttaaaaaattttaaaaatttttttaaaaaaaaaatttttcctttgggaaatttttaaaaaaaaaattttttttttaaacattaaaggGTTTTTTGGCCTTTAATGGTTTTTTGGGGGGCCCCCccaaaaatttcccctttttcccaaaaaaattttcccaaaataaattttttttaaaaaatttttaaaattttttaaaattttttaagtttcctttattttaaagggggggaaaaaatttgggTTTCCCCTTTTGGGAAccccttttttcccaaaaaacctAAAGACCCCcgtccccttttttttaaaaaaattttttttaaaaccccttttttttttttttgaaatttttaaatttttaaaattgggttTTTCCCCAAGGTTTTTCCCAAGGGGGGGTTTTACCTTAAAAATTTTCCCTGGGTATCAAgggtttttccttaaaaatttaaggggttttttaaaaaatttccccttttttttttttttttttttgggtttttttaaaaatttttttttccccctttgggttCCCGTGGGATTTCccggggaaattttttttttcccaatttaaaaaTTTCCTCCTGTGGGTTTTTTACAGGggccccccttttccccttttttttttaaaaacctttttccctttaattttttaaaaagggttttttttttccaaaaaggggggaaaaaaatttttaaatttcagagaaaacatAAATCTATTTTCTGACCTTTATACACGGTATAAAATCGCAACGTCTAATGAGTTCTGTGCTGTGGGAAGAGGCCTTCCCTcattcattatattcacatgTTTCATCCGCAACAAGATTTCTACACAAAGGATGAGATCCAGCCTTTTTGCAAATACATTTCGTATAATATTTCTTTCCAATGGGAATATTGTGATTTATAGTGACCTTTATCTTCTAGGTAATGGCAAGTCTTCCTTCAGCACATTTGTAAGTTCTCTCTCCATTCGGTATCCTGAGATGCATACTCAGACGTGAACTTGGGCTAAAGACCTTCCCGGTCCAAGTCCATGGGAGATTTTTTCTCAAGCAGAAAATCTCTGTTGACTAACAAGCTCTGTCCTCCATTTTTATAGCTTTGTTCATGATTTCAATCTTCTAGGAATTTTCTGGAGGCAATTCAGAGATGAAGTGAGCCTGAATGTTTTTCCACATGGATTACATGAATGAGGTTTTACATCTACCATAGGATCTCCCATGTGTAGTCAGGGACTAATACCTGTGAAAAACTTTATCATGATCCAGACACTCAAAAGTTTTCTTCTAATGCACACTCTCAGTTAAGTAAGATTTGAGCTTTGCCTGAAGATTTCCACATTCATGAGGTTTTTTGTCTAATGTGAAATTTCTCATGTTTACCAAGACTGCTGTGCCATGTGAAAGACTTTCCACAGTCATTACCtccataaggcttctctccagtgtggattctctgatgggaaGCAAGATGGCTGCGCtgtgtgaaagtctttccacagtcattacattcataaggcttctctccagtgtggattctttgatgGACAGCAAGACTGGAGCAAtctgtgaaagcctttccacattcattacatttataaggcttctccCCAGTGTGCATTCTCTGATGGGAAGTAAGATGGCTATGCCACGTGAAagattttccacattcattacattcataaggtttttctccagtgtggattctctgatgagAAGTAAGATGGCTGCGCtgtgtgaaagtctttccacagtcattacattcataaggcttctctccagtgtggattctctgatggcaAGTAAGACTGCTCTGCTgggtgaaagcctttccacattcattacatttataaagcttctctccagtgtggattctctgatgttttcGAAGACCTGAACTACAACTGAAATTCTTTCCACACTGAtgacattcataaggtttttctccggtgtggattctctgatggacagCAAGGGAGCAGAGCTTTGTGAAAGCATTTCCACAGTcactacattcataaggcttctctccagtgtggattctctgatgttgaacCAAGTTGGAATAACACTGGAAACCCTTTCCACATTGTTTACATGTATAAGATTGTTCTTGTATGTGAATTCTCTCTTGTTGAGAAGTAGATCGCTCTCTCAatgtcttttcatgtttcttacATTCATGAGGTTTCTCTCCAGCATGGATACTCTGATGATTGGCAAGGGACGAGAGTACAAGAAAAGTTTGATCACATCCATGGCACTCAGGTGTTTTCTCTCCAGGATTTATATTATCTTTAACAACACTGGAACTCTCTCTTAaagcttttttgtgtgtattccATTCACAGTGTTCCTCTCTAATGTGGTTTCTTTTCTGCTTAGCAACAACAGCTTTGTACGCACTATATTGAAAAAGGTCTTTCCATGAGATCATTTTCAGATTTGCACTCATCTCGTTTATATCAAACAGTGTCTCTGcatctgaaagaaataaaaacatgtgtataaatatacccTCTAAAGCTGGGGATCATGGTGAATtcactttaatatttttcagGTAAAAAAGTTTTCAACCTGAACGGACGGGTTCcatcattttaaaatgctattagcTCACACCAGTAAAGTGATTCAATTAAACAGAGTTCCACACAAAAGTACAATGACTTGGACCCCCCCAACAAAGCTGAGACAAAGGCAAGGTGACGGTTCTCATAATTTAGAAACCAGCCTATGAGCTCTGAATGGCTGAGTAACCTGATCCAAATCCCTGCAGCAGAGATTAAActcaaaactggaaac
Encoded here:
- the LOC116422952 gene encoding zinc finger protein 239-like — translated: MSANLKMISWKDLFQYSAYKAVVAKQKRNHIREEHCEWNTHKKALRESSSVVKDNINPGEKTPECHGCDQTFLVLSSLANHQSIHAGEKPHECKKHEKTLRERSTSQQERIHIQEQSYTCKQCGKGFQCYSNLVQHQRIHTGEKPYECSDCGNAFTKLCSLAVHQRIHTGEKPYECHQCGKNFSCSSGLRKHQRIHTGEKLYKCNECGKAFTQQSSLTCHQRIHTGEKPYECNDCGKTFTQRSHLTSHQRIHTGEKPYECNECGKSFTWHSHLTSHQRMHTGEKPYKCNECGKAFTDCSSLAVHQRIHTGEKPYECNDCGKTFTQRSHLASHQRIHTGEKPYGGNDCGKSFTWHSSLGKHEKFHIRQKTS